In Bosea sp. (in: a-proteobacteria), one DNA window encodes the following:
- a CDS encoding phage portal protein, with the protein MFDFLRSLRGLAAPDRKRSRVGPLIALHGAGRAVWTPRDYVALAREGYERNPVVHRCVRLIAEAAAQTALVAKVGAREMPEHPVLALIERPNPRQGGIAFREMLVGHLLVAGNAYVEAVSAGHEPRELYALRPDRMRVVPGRDGWPEAYDYTVGGDTVRFRQNEDGLPPILHLTLFHPVDDHYGLSPIEAAAVSLDIHNAAGGWHKALLDNAARPSGALVYDGPEGATLTETQFERLKQELEDSFQGARNAGRPLLLEGGLDWKPLSLTPAELDFVAAKGVAAREIALAFGVPPLLLGLPGDNTHANFAEANRALWRQTVIPLVRRTAQSLAQWLGPAFGDELTLEPDLDAIEALADERESLWRRLGSASFLDEDEKREAVGYGRRAPGKETS; encoded by the coding sequence ATGTTCGATTTCCTTCGCAGCCTGCGCGGCCTTGCCGCGCCGGACCGGAAGCGCTCGCGTGTCGGGCCGCTGATCGCGCTCCACGGGGCCGGGCGCGCCGTCTGGACGCCGCGCGACTATGTCGCGCTCGCCCGCGAGGGCTATGAGCGCAACCCGGTCGTGCATCGCTGCGTCCGCCTGATCGCGGAGGCGGCCGCGCAGACGGCGCTCGTCGCCAAGGTCGGTGCCCGCGAGATGCCTGAGCATCCGGTGCTCGCCCTGATCGAGCGGCCCAATCCGCGCCAGGGCGGCATCGCCTTCCGCGAGATGCTGGTCGGCCACCTGCTCGTCGCCGGCAACGCCTATGTCGAGGCGGTGAGCGCAGGCCACGAGCCGCGCGAGCTCTATGCGCTGAGGCCCGACCGGATGCGGGTCGTGCCCGGCCGCGATGGCTGGCCGGAGGCTTACGACTACACTGTCGGCGGCGACACGGTGCGCTTCCGGCAGAACGAGGACGGCCTGCCGCCGATCCTGCACCTGACGCTGTTCCACCCCGTCGACGACCATTACGGCCTTTCGCCCATCGAGGCGGCGGCGGTCTCGCTCGACATCCACAACGCCGCCGGCGGCTGGCACAAGGCCCTGCTCGACAACGCGGCGCGGCCGTCGGGTGCCCTGGTCTATGACGGGCCGGAAGGCGCGACGCTGACCGAGACGCAGTTCGAGCGGCTGAAGCAGGAGCTGGAGGATTCGTTCCAGGGCGCGCGCAATGCCGGCCGCCCGCTGCTGCTCGAAGGCGGGCTCGACTGGAAACCGCTCTCGCTGACGCCGGCGGAGCTGGATTTCGTCGCCGCCAAGGGCGTCGCGGCCCGCGAGATCGCGCTCGCCTTCGGCGTGCCGCCACTCCTGCTCGGCCTGCCCGGCGACAACACCCACGCCAATTTCGCCGAGGCGAACCGCGCGCTCTGGCGCCAGACGGTGATCCCGCTGGTGCGCCGCACGGCGCAGTCGCTGGCGCAATGGCTCGGCCCGGCCTTCGGCGACGAGCTCACGCTGGAGCCCGATCTCGACGCCATCGAGGCGCTGGCCGACGAGCGCGAATCGCTCTGGCGGCGGCTGGGCAGCGCGTCCTTCCTCGACGAGGACGAGAAGCGCGAGGCGGTCGGCTACGGCCGGCGTGCCCCCGGGAAGGAGACCTCATGA
- a CDS encoding HK97 family phage prohead protease encodes MRRLDPAGAAFESKLLPLHPERIGRDGVFEGYASLFRVPDLGRDVVEPGAFRDSLLRRGPGGVKMLWQHDPAEPIGRWSSLVEDGRGLYVRGRLSLSVARAREIHALMLDGAIDGLSIGFRREKARTEPRTGLRRLERIDLWEVSVVTFPMLPQARIAAVKAERPRAFT; translated from the coding sequence ATGAGGCGGCTCGACCCCGCCGGCGCCGCCTTCGAATCCAAGCTCCTGCCGCTCCATCCGGAGCGTATCGGGCGCGACGGCGTCTTCGAAGGCTATGCCAGCCTCTTCCGCGTGCCCGATCTCGGCCGGGACGTCGTCGAGCCCGGCGCCTTCCGCGACAGCCTGCTCAGGCGCGGGCCGGGCGGCGTGAAGATGCTCTGGCAGCACGACCCGGCCGAGCCGATCGGCCGCTGGTCGAGCCTCGTCGAGGACGGGCGCGGCCTTTACGTGCGCGGCCGGCTGTCGCTCTCCGTCGCCCGTGCGCGCGAGATCCACGCGCTGATGCTCGACGGCGCCATCGACGGGCTTTCCATCGGCTTTCGCCGGGAGAAGGCCCGCACAGAGCCTCGCACCGGCCTGCGCCGGCTCGAGCGCATCGACCTCTGGGAGGTGTCGGTCGTCACCTTCCCGATGCTGCCCCAGGCCCGGATCGCCGCCGTGAAGGCTGAGCGGCCCCGCGCTTTCACCTGA
- a CDS encoding phage major capsid protein has translation MSHLNTAPETKAAGADLALAFEDLRYTLENYRVTNEERLADIEARQGADPLTEEKLTRIDAALDDTMRRIDRLALERARPPLGRDGPRDPLAAEHKAAFAAYVRSGEAGGLKRLEAKALSAGSGPDGGYLAPATVEGEILRRLAGVSPIRSLATVRTISSGTYKKAFSTTGPASGWVAETGARTQGAAPTLAELSFPAMELYAMPAATQTLLDDAIVDIDQWIAEEVESAFAEQEGKAFVSGDGTDKPKGFLAYPTVADGSWSWGNIGVLNTGVAGAFPASDPSDVLVDLVYALKAGYRQNACFVMNRKTQSSVRKFKDASGHYLWQPPASAGAPATLLGFPLVEAEEMPNIANNAISIAFGDFRRGYLVVDRAGVRILRDPYSAKPYVLFYTTKRVGGGVQDFAAIKGLKFAV, from the coding sequence ATGAGCCATCTCAATACCGCGCCCGAGACCAAGGCAGCCGGCGCCGATCTCGCGCTGGCCTTCGAGGACCTGCGCTACACCCTCGAAAACTACCGCGTCACCAATGAGGAGCGCCTCGCTGACATCGAGGCGCGCCAGGGCGCCGACCCGCTGACCGAGGAGAAGCTTACCCGCATCGATGCCGCGCTCGACGACACCATGCGCCGGATCGACCGGCTGGCGCTGGAGCGCGCCCGCCCGCCGCTCGGCCGGGACGGGCCGCGCGACCCGCTGGCGGCGGAGCACAAGGCGGCCTTCGCGGCTTATGTCCGCAGCGGCGAGGCCGGCGGGCTGAAGCGGCTGGAGGCCAAGGCGCTTTCCGCCGGCTCCGGGCCGGATGGCGGCTATCTCGCGCCGGCGACCGTCGAGGGCGAGATCCTGCGCCGCCTGGCGGGCGTCTCGCCGATCCGCTCGCTCGCGACGGTGCGCACCATCTCGTCCGGCACCTACAAGAAGGCCTTCTCGACCACCGGCCCCGCCTCCGGCTGGGTCGCCGAGACGGGGGCGCGGACGCAAGGTGCCGCGCCGACGCTGGCCGAGCTCTCCTTCCCGGCGATGGAGCTCTACGCCATGCCGGCGGCGACGCAGACGCTGCTCGACGACGCCATCGTCGACATCGACCAGTGGATCGCCGAGGAGGTCGAGAGCGCCTTCGCCGAGCAGGAGGGCAAGGCCTTCGTCAGCGGCGACGGCACCGACAAGCCCAAGGGCTTCCTCGCCTATCCGACGGTCGCCGACGGGAGCTGGAGCTGGGGCAATATCGGCGTGCTCAACACCGGCGTCGCCGGCGCCTTCCCGGCCTCCGACCCCTCCGACGTGCTCGTCGACCTGGTCTATGCGCTGAAGGCCGGCTACCGCCAGAACGCCTGCTTCGTCATGAACCGCAAGACGCAAAGCTCCGTCCGCAAGTTCAAGGACGCCAGCGGCCATTATCTCTGGCAGCCCCCGGCCTCGGCCGGCGCACCGGCGACACTGCTCGGCTTCCCGCTCGTCGAGGCGGAGGAGATGCCCAACATCGCCAACAACGCGATCTCGATCGCCTTCGGCGATTTCCGGCGCGGCTACCTCGTCGTCGACCGGGCGGGCGTGCGCATCCTGCGCGATCCCTATTCCGCCAAGCCCTATGTGCTGTTCTACACGACCAAGCGCGTCGGCGGCGGCGTCCAGGATTTCGCCGCGATCAAGGGGCTGAAATTCGCGGTCTGA
- a CDS encoding trypsin-like serine protease, producing the protein MILRSSFALACFLIAAQPALAVVGGVDSRDASGARASTVRVETSRGELCSGAVIAPEIVLTAAHCLMGGGTISVVSLDTRFRARRQAVVAVLPHPSFVPGTTPRTQPGTDLALLLLAKPLPRDIEPLTLGGGLWQGETVTMAGFGLSLENNKGTARRLRETELVNAGNYTTQNTVKVAVDVEGRGETPGAGACRGDSGGPVLRGPARSRDLVGIVSWSSGPLKTQARRICGGFTAITPIGDHRGWITEASARLRAFRDGVPAAQAAEPPAAFSWWFTR; encoded by the coding sequence ATGATCCTTCGCTCGTCATTCGCCCTTGCGTGTTTCCTGATCGCCGCCCAGCCGGCGCTCGCCGTGGTCGGCGGCGTCGATTCGCGCGATGCATCCGGTGCCCGCGCCTCGACCGTCAGGGTCGAGACGAGCCGGGGCGAACTCTGCTCGGGGGCGGTGATCGCTCCCGAGATCGTCCTGACCGCGGCGCATTGCCTGATGGGCGGCGGCACGATCAGCGTCGTCAGCCTCGATACCCGCTTCCGGGCGCGCCGCCAGGCGGTCGTCGCCGTGCTGCCCCATCCGAGCTTCGTGCCGGGCACGACGCCGCGCACCCAGCCCGGCACCGACCTCGCCCTGTTGCTCCTGGCGAAGCCGCTGCCGCGCGACATCGAGCCGCTGACGCTGGGCGGCGGCCTCTGGCAGGGCGAAACCGTCACCATGGCGGGCTTCGGGCTGTCGCTGGAGAACAACAAGGGCACAGCCCGGCGCCTGCGCGAGACCGAGCTCGTCAATGCCGGCAACTACACCACGCAGAACACGGTCAAGGTCGCCGTCGACGTCGAAGGCCGCGGCGAGACGCCCGGCGCCGGCGCCTGCCGCGGCGATTCCGGCGGGCCGGTGCTCAGGGGCCCGGCCCGCTCGCGCGACCTCGTCGGCATCGTCAGCTGGTCGAGCGGCCCGCTGAAGACGCAGGCCCGCCGGATCTGCGGCGGCTTCACCGCGATCACGCCGATCGGCGACCATCGCGGCTGGATCACCGAGGCCAGCGCCCGGCTGCGCGCGTTTCGCGACGGGGTGCCGGCGGCGCAGGCGGCGGAGCCACCCGCCGCCTTTTCCTGGTGGTTCACGCGCTAG
- a CDS encoding trypsin-like serine protease, translated as MPIAKRIAAIGLACALLGSHPAEAVVAGQEGGPDAEATLMVLNARGGVCTGIVVSARAILTAAHCAAGGAELRVHWREAGEPVLVTPAAVALHPEFDAGAIRSRRRSVDLALIRLAEPLPGRFSAADLVDGPLPRAGSRITLAGYGVAREGEARSTGTYRSAALTTVEPYGPGRILLWAADGAGDGKKPGAGACQGDSGGPIFGEAGIVAVTSWSTGPSGRQCGLLSQGVLVAPQRGWIDKTLARWGESAGWISGR; from the coding sequence ATGCCCATCGCCAAAAGGATCGCCGCCATCGGCCTCGCCTGCGCCCTGCTGGGCAGCCATCCGGCCGAGGCCGTGGTGGCGGGGCAGGAGGGCGGACCCGACGCCGAAGCGACGCTGATGGTGCTCAACGCCCGCGGCGGGGTCTGCACCGGCATCGTCGTCTCGGCGCGGGCGATCCTGACCGCCGCCCATTGCGCGGCGGGAGGCGCGGAGCTCAGGGTCCACTGGCGGGAGGCGGGAGAGCCTGTCCTCGTCACGCCGGCGGCGGTCGCGCTGCATCCCGAGTTCGACGCCGGTGCGATCCGCAGCCGGCGCCGCTCGGTCGATCTCGCGCTGATCCGGCTGGCGGAGCCCCTGCCCGGCCGGTTCAGCGCCGCCGACCTCGTCGACGGGCCGCTGCCACGCGCCGGCAGCCGCATCACGCTCGCCGGCTACGGCGTCGCCCGCGAAGGCGAGGCCCGCAGCACCGGGACCTATCGCTCGGCGGCGTTGACGACCGTCGAGCCCTATGGGCCGGGCCGCATCCTGCTCTGGGCCGCCGACGGCGCGGGCGACGGCAAGAAGCCGGGCGCCGGCGCCTGCCAGGGCGATTCCGGCGGGCCGATCTTCGGCGAGGCCGGCATCGTCGCGGTCACGAGCTGGTCGACCGGGCCGTCCGGGCGCCAGTGCGGGCTTTTGAGCCAGGGCGTGCTGGTCGCGCCGCAGCGCGGCTGGATCGACAAGACCCTGGCGCGATGGGGCGAAAGCGCCGGCTGGATCAGCGGCCGCTGA
- a CDS encoding phage head-tail connector protein, giving the protein MTPLALAPPAMEPVTLAETRQFLRLDQTDEDALLTTLITASRLMIEAQAGRCLIEQPWRIVLDRWPAAGEIRLPLSPLMRIEEARVYDVLGEAQAVAPASLTLEMAADPPLIRVTGELPEIGRSHGAIEIDIVAGYGATAAAVPAPLRQAVLRLAARWFEQRGDVAGRDGQALPAAIAALIAPFRRGRL; this is encoded by the coding sequence ATGACGCCGCTTGCCCTGGCACCGCCGGCGATGGAGCCGGTGACGCTCGCCGAGACCCGCCAGTTCCTGCGCCTCGACCAGACCGACGAGGACGCCCTGCTGACGACCCTGATCACCGCCTCCCGGCTGATGATCGAGGCGCAGGCCGGCCGCTGCCTGATCGAGCAGCCCTGGCGCATCGTGCTCGACCGCTGGCCGGCGGCCGGCGAGATCCGCCTGCCGCTCTCACCGCTGATGCGGATCGAGGAGGCGCGCGTCTACGACGTGCTCGGCGAGGCGCAAGCCGTCGCACCTGCTTCGCTCACCCTGGAGATGGCAGCCGACCCGCCGCTGATCCGCGTGACGGGGGAGCTGCCCGAGATCGGCCGCAGCCATGGCGCGATCGAGATCGACATCGTAGCCGGCTATGGCGCGACGGCTGCCGCCGTGCCGGCGCCGCTCAGGCAGGCGGTGTTGCGGCTTGCCGCCCGTTGGTTCGAGCAGCGCGGCGATGTCGCCGGGCGCGACGGGCAGGCCCTGCCGGCCGCAATTGCGGCGCTCATCGCGCCTTTCCGCCGCGGGAGGCTCTGA
- a CDS encoding phage head closure protein, with translation MAEEPAAIGRLRRRLVLEAPVASPDGLGGATHGFEAVAALWAEVEWLSGSESWRRGRPEQARDYRVTIRWRGDVDAGRRLRDGDRLFDIRSAADPDGSRRRLVCLVEEVVP, from the coding sequence ATGGCGGAGGAACCCGCCGCGATCGGCCGCCTGCGCCGCCGGCTCGTGCTGGAGGCGCCCGTCGCATCGCCCGACGGGCTCGGGGGCGCGACGCACGGTTTCGAGGCCGTGGCCGCGCTCTGGGCCGAGGTCGAATGGCTCTCGGGCTCCGAATCCTGGCGTCGGGGACGGCCGGAACAGGCGCGCGACTATCGCGTCACCATCCGCTGGCGCGGCGATGTCGATGCCGGCCGGCGCCTGCGCGACGGCGATCGCCTGTTCGACATCCGCTCCGCCGCCGATCCGGACGGGTCGCGCCGGCGGCTCGTCTGCCTGGTCGAGGAGGTGGTGCCGTGA
- a CDS encoding DUF3168 domain-containing protein, which yields MSDPILALRAAVQALLVADASLTALIGPTRVFDEAPRAARGLYVVHGEVEARDWSTGSDEGCEQEFVLVVWAAESGSSRQALEAAGRIVAALHEADLALDGHRLINLRWLTSRLSREARKGLPSVAIRFRAVTETL from the coding sequence GTGAGCGATCCCATCCTTGCGCTTCGCGCCGCCGTGCAGGCGCTCCTCGTCGCGGATGCAAGCCTCACGGCGCTGATCGGCCCGACCCGCGTCTTCGACGAGGCGCCACGTGCGGCGCGCGGGCTCTATGTCGTCCATGGCGAGGTCGAGGCGCGCGACTGGTCGACCGGCAGCGACGAGGGCTGCGAGCAGGAATTCGTGCTCGTCGTCTGGGCGGCCGAGAGCGGCTCGTCGCGCCAGGCGCTGGAGGCGGCCGGGCGGATCGTCGCGGCGCTGCATGAAGCCGATCTCGCCTTGGACGGGCACAGGCTGATCAATCTGCGCTGGCTCACGAGCCGGCTTTCCCGCGAGGCGCGCAAGGGGCTGCCCTCCGTGGCGATCCGCTTCCGCGCCGTGACCGAAACGCTCTAG
- a CDS encoding phage major tail protein, TP901-1 family, producing MAAQKGKDLLLKAADGAGGFVTVAGLRARQIAFNAETVDVTHSESAGRWRELLAGAGVRRASISGAGIFKDEASDALVRQSFFDGTILEWQVVVPDFGTISGAFQITGLEYRGDHAGEVTFDMSLESAGLLAFAAP from the coding sequence ATGGCGGCACAGAAGGGCAAGGACCTGCTGCTCAAGGCGGCTGATGGCGCCGGCGGTTTCGTCACGGTCGCGGGCCTGAGGGCGCGCCAGATCGCCTTCAACGCCGAGACCGTCGACGTGACGCATTCGGAATCGGCCGGGCGCTGGCGCGAATTGCTGGCGGGCGCCGGCGTGCGCCGCGCCAGCATCAGCGGCGCCGGCATCTTCAAGGACGAGGCCTCCGACGCGCTCGTCCGCCAGAGTTTCTTCGACGGGACGATCCTGGAATGGCAGGTCGTCGTGCCGGATTTCGGCACGATCTCCGGCGCCTTCCAGATCACGGGGCTGGAATATCGCGGCGACCATGCCGGCGAGGTCACCTTCGATATGTCGCTCGAATCCGCCGGGCTTCTCGCCTTCGCGGCGCCGTGA
- a CDS encoding gene transfer agent family protein, which translates to MVNRHRGETALMVAGESLPMRLTLGALAELEHAFAVDSLPALGERFVEGRLSARDIIRIIAAGLRGAGRAIRDEEVAELAFDGGLSGAIQAAIALLEATFGEGNAARPPQPPA; encoded by the coding sequence ATGGTCAATCGTCATCGCGGCGAGACCGCGCTCATGGTCGCCGGCGAAAGCCTGCCGATGCGGCTGACGCTCGGCGCGCTGGCCGAGCTGGAGCACGCTTTCGCGGTCGACAGCCTTCCCGCGCTGGGTGAGCGCTTCGTCGAGGGCAGGCTCTCCGCCCGCGACATCATCCGCATCATCGCCGCCGGTTTGCGCGGTGCCGGCCGGGCGATCCGCGACGAGGAGGTCGCGGAGCTCGCCTTCGACGGCGGGCTTAGCGGCGCGATTCAAGCCGCGATCGCCCTGCTCGAAGCGACCTTCGGCGAGGGAAACGCGGCCCGCCCTCCGCAGCCGCCGGCGTGA
- a CDS encoding phage tail assembly chaperone produces the protein MSAPAGFPWGEVMAFGLGRLAWPPEHFWAATPREIAAALRAHQAPQRGPAPERGALAALMDAYPDATEPRGCHDGR, from the coding sequence GTGAGCGCGCCGGCGGGTTTTCCCTGGGGCGAGGTGATGGCCTTCGGGCTCGGCCGGCTGGCCTGGCCGCCCGAGCACTTCTGGGCGGCGACGCCGCGCGAGATCGCGGCGGCGTTGCGCGCCCACCAGGCCCCGCAGCGCGGCCCCGCCCCGGAACGCGGGGCGCTCGCCGCGCTGATGGACGCCTATCCCGACGCAACTGAACCGAGAGGATGCCATGACGGACGATGA
- a CDS encoding phage tail tape measure protein, whose amino-acid sequence MTDDDGFDTGRLADLRTMDRLTQSLSRSSESFGKSIVGAFSRGIVEGKRFEDVLRSVGRSMTDSLLKTALKPLQSGLSSLLGSGIQSLSGLFGGLSLGGAGASLPVAPFAEGGIVASPSYFPTGRGLGLMAERGAEAIMPLARGPDGRLGVRAGGGQARPLSVVVQVSTPDAESFRRSEAQVSAAIARAVARGGRAL is encoded by the coding sequence ATGACGGACGATGACGGCTTCGATACGGGGCGCCTCGCCGATCTGAGGACGATGGACCGGCTGACCCAGTCGCTGAGCCGGTCCTCGGAGAGCTTCGGGAAATCGATCGTCGGCGCCTTCTCGCGCGGCATCGTCGAGGGCAAGCGCTTCGAGGATGTGCTGCGCAGCGTCGGCCGCTCGATGACCGACAGCCTGCTGAAGACGGCGCTGAAACCGCTGCAGAGCGGCCTGTCGAGCCTGCTCGGCTCCGGCATCCAGAGCCTGAGCGGCCTGTTCGGGGGCCTGAGCCTCGGCGGTGCGGGCGCGAGCCTGCCGGTCGCGCCCTTCGCCGAGGGCGGCATCGTCGCCTCGCCGTCCTACTTCCCGACCGGGCGCGGGCTCGGCCTTATGGCAGAGCGCGGAGCCGAGGCGATCATGCCGCTCGCGCGCGGGCCGGACGGCCGGCTCGGCGTGCGCGCCGGCGGCGGGCAGGCCCGGCCGCTCAGCGTGGTCGTCCAGGTCTCGACCCCCGATGCCGAGAGTTTCCGCCGCTCGGAGGCGCAGGTCTCCGCCGCCATCGCCCGCGCCGTCGCGCGCGGCGGACGGGCGCTCTAG
- a CDS encoding DUF2460 domain-containing protein, giving the protein MPDFHEVRFPLDVARGARGGPERQTQIVTLASGREVRNSRWAHSRRRYDAGLGIRTLDALAAVVSFFEERRGRLYGFRWRDPLDWKSCPPSQEPAATDQVIGTGDGVASVFQLSKLYGSGPSAYSREITKPCEGTVKVALDSIALAPEDFSCDPATGEVSFAPGAIPPADAVVTAGFAFDVPVRFDTDAIEVDLSAFAAGEIPRVPVVEIVP; this is encoded by the coding sequence ATGCCGGATTTCCATGAGGTCCGCTTTCCGCTGGATGTCGCGCGCGGCGCGCGCGGCGGGCCGGAACGCCAGACCCAGATCGTCACGCTCGCCTCCGGGCGGGAGGTGCGCAACAGCCGCTGGGCCCATTCGCGCCGCCGCTACGATGCCGGCCTCGGCATCCGCACGCTCGACGCGCTGGCGGCGGTGGTGAGCTTCTTCGAGGAGCGTCGCGGCCGCCTCTACGGCTTCCGCTGGCGCGATCCGCTCGACTGGAAGAGCTGCCCGCCCTCGCAGGAGCCGGCGGCGACAGATCAGGTGATCGGGACCGGAGACGGCGTCGCCAGCGTCTTCCAGCTCAGCAAGCTCTACGGATCCGGCCCCTCCGCCTACAGCCGGGAGATCACCAAGCCCTGCGAGGGGACGGTCAAGGTCGCTCTGGACAGCATAGCGCTGGCGCCGGAGGACTTCTCCTGCGACCCCGCGACCGGCGAAGTCAGCTTCGCGCCGGGGGCGATCCCGCCCGCGGATGCCGTGGTGACCGCCGGCTTCGCCTTCGACGTGCCGGTCCGCTTCGACACCGATGCGATCGAGGTCGATCTCTCCGCCTTCGCGGCCGGCGAGATCCCGCGCGTTCCCGTGGTCGAGATCGTTCCCTAG
- a CDS encoding DUF2163 domain-containing protein, with translation MRDIPSGLAAHIAAGATTLCHCWSLTRRDGLVLGFTDHDRPLSFDDIAFAAATGLEAAESAAELGFAIGGGEVAGAFAASGLNEADLARGLYDDARVRIWLVDWADPGERLLLEEGYVGEVKRGETGFTAEVRGLAKAFDEERGRLYLRACSADLGDQRCGVALSAATAGVDESDGRLSLSADGLGSYADGYFTGGRLVFTGGANAGFATEVKRHGREGTRALFQLWQAPAAAILPGDGFRVTPGCDKSFATCRAKFGNGVNFRGFPHMPTNDFIIGGVRPGDGGLDGGSLFR, from the coding sequence ATGCGTGACATTCCATCCGGGCTTGCCGCCCATATCGCGGCCGGCGCGACGACGCTCTGCCATTGCTGGAGCCTGACGCGCCGCGACGGCCTCGTGCTCGGCTTCACCGATCACGACCGTCCCCTGTCCTTCGACGACATCGCCTTTGCCGCCGCGACCGGCCTCGAGGCGGCGGAAAGCGCAGCCGAGCTCGGCTTCGCCATCGGTGGCGGCGAGGTCGCGGGCGCCTTTGCGGCGTCCGGGCTGAACGAGGCCGATCTGGCACGCGGGCTCTACGACGATGCGCGGGTCCGGATCTGGCTGGTCGACTGGGCCGATCCCGGTGAGCGTCTCCTGCTGGAAGAGGGTTATGTCGGCGAGGTCAAGCGCGGCGAGACCGGCTTCACCGCCGAGGTTCGCGGCCTGGCCAAGGCGTTCGACGAGGAGCGCGGCCGGCTTTATCTGCGCGCCTGCTCGGCCGATCTCGGCGATCAGCGTTGCGGCGTCGCGCTCAGCGCCGCCACGGCCGGCGTCGACGAGAGCGACGGGCGCCTTTCGCTGTCGGCCGATGGGCTTGGCTCCTATGCGGACGGATATTTCACCGGCGGCCGGCTCGTCTTCACCGGCGGCGCGAATGCCGGCTTCGCGACCGAGGTCAAGCGCCACGGCCGCGAGGGGACGCGCGCGCTGTTCCAGCTCTGGCAGGCTCCGGCGGCTGCGATCCTGCCCGGCGACGGCTTCAGGGTGACGCCCGGCTGCGACAAGAGCTTCGCGACCTGCCGCGCCAAATTCGGCAACGGCGTCAATTTCCGCGGCTTCCCGCACATGCCGACGAACGACTTCATCATCGGCGGCGTTCGCCCCGGCGACGGGGGGCTCGACGGCGGGAGCCTGTTCCGATGA
- a CDS encoding NlpC/P60 family protein, translating to MRRAEIVAAARLWLGTPYHHQASLCGVGCDCLGLVRGVWRELCGAEPEAPPPYSQSWAESLGQETLALAAARHLRPLAVEHARPGDALLFRWREHLPAKHCAILSAPGSLIHAHDGAAVAEVAFTPWWRRHLSHAFSFPGVTD from the coding sequence ATGAGGCGCGCCGAGATCGTCGCGGCGGCCCGGCTCTGGCTCGGCACGCCCTATCATCACCAGGCCTCGCTTTGCGGCGTCGGCTGCGATTGCCTCGGCCTGGTGCGCGGCGTCTGGCGCGAGCTCTGCGGCGCGGAGCCCGAGGCGCCGCCGCCCTATTCGCAAAGCTGGGCGGAAAGCCTCGGGCAGGAGACGCTGGCGCTGGCCGCCGCGCGCCATCTGCGCCCGCTTGCCGTGGAGCATGCGCGGCCGGGCGACGCGCTGCTCTTCCGCTGGCGCGAGCATCTGCCTGCCAAGCATTGCGCGATCCTGTCGGCGCCCGGGAGCCTGATCCACGCCCATGACGGCGCCGCCGTCGCCGAGGTCGCCTTCACCCCCTGGTGGCGGCGCCATCTCAGCCATGCCTTTTCCTTTCCCGGAGTGACGGACTGA